A single window of Coffea eugenioides isolate CCC68of unplaced genomic scaffold, Ceug_1.0 ScVebR1_2427;HRSCAF=3452, whole genome shotgun sequence DNA harbors:
- the LOC113756619 gene encoding protein CHROMATIN REMODELING 19-like — translation MPFLQLLLYHGDADGKGVLSDEHVMASAKCQALAELLPILQHEGHRVLIFSQWTSMLDILEWTLDVIGVTYRRLDGSTQVTERQTIVDTFNKDSSIFVCLLSTRAGGQGLNLTGADTVIIHDMDFNPQIDRQAEDRCHRIGQTKPVTVYRLVTKDTVDENVFEIANRKLTLDAAVLQSGVEVEDEGMVPDKTMGEILSSLLLG, via the exons ATGGAGATGCAGATGGCAAGGGAGTTCTCTCAGATGAGCATGTAATGGCCTCTGCAAAGTGTCAG GCATTAGCCGAACTCCTCCCCATTCTACAGCATGAAGGGCATCGTGTTCTTATTTTTAGCCAATGGACGTCGATGCTTGATATTTTGGAGTGGACCTTGGATGTTATTGGGGTCACGTACAGGCGTCTTGATGGAAG CACTCAGGTGACAGAAAGGCAAACAATAGTTGATACCTTCAATAAGGACTCTTCTATATTTGTGTGCTTGCTTTCAACACGAGCAGGCGGACAGGGTTTAAACTTGACTGGAGCTGACACTGTCATAATACATGACATGGATTTTAATCCACAGATAGATCGACAAGCTGAAGATCGTTGTCATCGCATTGGACAAACAAAACCGGTTACAGTATATAG GTTAGTGACAAAGGATACTGTTGATGAAAATGTGTTTGAGATTGCAAATCGGAAGTTAACGCTAGATGCTGCCGTATTACAGTCTGGGGTAGAAGTTGAGGATGAAGGTATGGTGCCCGATAAGACAATGGGAGAGATTTTATCATCCCTGTTGCTTGGCTAA